One part of the Dysidea avara chromosome 10, odDysAvar1.4, whole genome shotgun sequence genome encodes these proteins:
- the LOC136237176 gene encoding NADH dehydrogenase [ubiquinone] flavoprotein 2, mitochondrial-like, translating into MAGVLGRLLTKTIAVTRATGGVARYSSHQIFSHRDSPDNNENTPFAFTPENKRRVEVIMNNYPEGHKVAAMIPVLDLAQRQHGWLPISAMNHVAEVLGVPRMRVYEVATFYTMFQRSPVGKYHVQVCTTTPCMLCDSGGIVDTICDTLNIDIGGTTSDKMFTLSEVECLGACVNAPMVQINDDYYEDLSPNDIKEILSDLRNGKVPKKGPRNGRYAAEPTGGLTSLTDPPKGPGFGVREDL; encoded by the coding sequence ATGGCGGGCGTGCTTGGCAGGTTGTTAACGAAGACCATAGCAGTGACTAGAGCTACTGGTGGTGTGGCGAGGTATTCTTCTCATCAAATATTCAGTCACCGCGACTCCCCTGATAATAATGAAAATACGCCGTTTGCTTTCACCCCTGAAAATAAGCGCCGTGTGGAGGTTATAATGAACAACTATCCCGAGGGACACAAAGTAGCTGCCATGATACCAGTACTGGACCTAGCTCAAAGACAACATGGATGGCTTCCCATCTCTGCTATGAACCATGTGGCTGAAGTGTTGGGTGTACCACGCATGCGTGTCTATGAGGTGGCTACGTTTTACACCATGTTCCAGAGAAGTCCAGTGGGCAAGTATCACGTGCAGGTATGCACCACAACCCCCTGTATGCTGTGTGACAGTGGTGGCATTGTGGACACTATCTGTGACACACTTAATATTGACATAGGGGGGACTACCAGTGACAAAATGTTCACTTTATCAGAGGTGGAATGTCTTGGTGCTTGTGTTAATGCTCCAATGGTTCAGATTAATGATGATTACTATGAGGACCTGAGCCCTAATGATATCAAGGAAATTTTGAGTGACCTACGTAACGGCAAGGTACCTAAAAAAGGTCCAAGGAATGGTCGCTATGCTGCTGAACCTACTGGAGGACTGACTAGTTTAACTGATCCACCCAAAGGACCAGGGTTTGGTGTTAGGGAAGATTTGTAA
- the LOC136237174 gene encoding elongation factor 1-gamma-A-like produces the protein MSGTLYTYLNPESFRAYKILIAAEYSGADVKVVSEPPEFRLGVTNKSKEFLEKFPLGKVPAFETTYGVAIYESNAIAYYVASETLRGTTVLDQSLVLQYVNFADNEILPAVCAWVFPTLGVMPQDQKVVKQAQEDIKRSLEVLNGVLATRTFLVGERVTLADITVACNLLLAYKQVLEPEWRAPYTNVNRWFVTCINQPQFKQVIGEFPLCEKMATFDAKRYNELYPKKEKDKKKDKNPQPTAASKKKEETKKKEEKKEAAVDEDEADDDMPRAPKFKDPYVDLPKSSFVMDLFKKSYSNEDILTKAIPFLWDNFDPEGWSIWQANYKYNDELKMIFMSSNLVSGMLQRIDKLRKTAFASILILGEDKNNEISGIWIMRGQELAFDLVPDWNIDAPSYDFKKLDPSNEEHRQIVNKYLLWEGDFGGKEVADGKIFK, from the exons ATGTCTGGG ACTCTATATACCTACCTCAATCCTGAGAGTTTTCGCGCCTACAAGATTTTAATTGCTGCAGAGTACAGTGGCGCAGACGTGAAGGTGGTGTCAGAGCCGCCAGAGTTCCGTCTCGGCGTCACCAACAAGTCCAAAGAGTTTCTGGAGAAGTTTCCTTTGGGAAAG GTTCCAGCATTCGAGACTACATACGGAGTAGCGATATACGAGAGTAACGCTATAGCTTATTATG TTGCTAGTGAGACATTGAGGGGTACCACCGTGCTAGATCAGTCCCTGGTATTGCAGTATGTCAACTTTGCTGATAATGAGATACTCCCAGCTGTGTGTGCATGGGTATTCCCCACCTTAGGAGTGATGCCACAGGACCAGAAG GTTGTCAAACAAGCTCAGGAGGACATTAAAAGGTCACTGGAGGTGTTGAATGGTGTCCTAGCAACAAGGACCTTCCTTGTAGGAGAGAGAGTTACACTAGCAGACATCACTGTAGCTTGTAACCTACTACTAGCTTATAAACAG GTGCTGGAGCCAGAATGGAGGGCACCCTACACCAATGTTAACCGATGGTTTGTGACATGTATCAACCAACCACAGTTTAAACAAGTCATTGGAGAGTTCCCCTTGTGTGAGAAGATGGCCACATTTGATG CAAAGAGGTACAATGAGCTGTACCCCAAGAAGGAGAAGGATAAGAAGAAAGATAAGAATCCTCAACCAACAGCAGCTAGTAAGAAGAAGGAAGAGACAAAGAAGAAAGAGGAAAAGAAGGAAGCAGCAGTTGATGAAGATGAGGCAGACGATGACATGCCAAGAGCACCAAAGTTTAAGGACCCATATGTAGACCTGCCAAAGAG TTCATTTGTGATGGATCTATTCAAGAAGTCATATTCTAATGAGGACATTTTGACAAAGGCTATTCCCTTCCTATGGGACAATTTCGACCCTGAGGGCTGGAGCATTTGGCAGGCCAACTACAAATACAACGATGAACTGAAGATGATTTTTATGTCTTCAAATCTGGTCAGTGGCATGTTACAGAGGATCGACAAACTTCGCAAGACAGCATTTGCCAGTATTCTGATTCTAGGAGAAGATAAAAACAACGAGATCTCAGGAATATGGATTATGAGAGGACAAGAATTGGCATTTGAT TTGGTTCCAGACTGGAATATTGATGCACCATCATATGATTTTAAGAAGTTAGATCCATCCAATGAGGAACACCGTCAGATTGTCAACAAGTACTTGTTGTGGGAAGGAGATTTTGGCGGGAAGGAAGTTGCAGATGGGAAGATATTCAAATGA